TCGTCAAAAGAATGAGTAGATGAACTGGCGAGTAAAAGAAGTGAATACAACAAGACAGGGGACGGAGGAAGTGCCTTATAGGCCGGAACCACCGTCCCCTTGTCTCTGTAAAGTTATTGCCCGAAAGGGGCAAGCTTTCTACCTAACGGAACTAATCAGTAAGAGGGAGGTAGAAGTGACAATAGGAAATTGATGAGGATAATAATTCTACAATAACAAACCAAAGATATATGAAGTAAGGAAAATTAACATCAAAGCGGGAAGAAGATTAGCAACATGAATTTTTATAATCTTTAAGATGCTTAAGCCGAGGATAAAAGTTAGAACACCACCTATGGCTATAAAATCAGATAGCATAGCCGGTGAAACAGCAGGCATAATTAATCTTGCCAGGTAGAACAAAGTAGATAAAATAAGACACTGAGGAATTACAATAAGGTTTATGGCATAGCCTAAAGTTGTTGCAAAAATGACCGATGCGAAAACATCCATAACAGCTTTAGAAAGCAAGATAGTCATATCGCCAGTCATTCCTTCGTTAAGTGCGCCAAAAATGTTTGCACCGCTTGCACAAAAGGTAACAGCAACAATAATATAGAAGTTCATATATTCCTCATAATCACCTTCTATATTAAAATTTGACTTACAGATAAGTTTTGAAAAAATATTTTTGATATGAGTGTCTAACTTAATAAGCTCTCCAATGAGACATCCCAAAATAAGTGATAAAATGACAGCAGGTAAAGACTTCAGTTTTATCATTGATACAATACCGATTGAGATTGCAGATATTCCGAATATAATATTTAATGGTTTTTTGATATGGTCTGGAATAACCGATTTAAATTTTGAACCTAGAGTACCTCCCAATAATATGCAAAAACAATCAACCAATACACCTATAGGCATAAAAAAATATCTCCTTATGTTTTAAATTATTTGTTGCTCAAAACAAGATATTAATTTTTAACATAAGGAGTGTTTATTTGTCAATGGGAAACATGGGCGGCAAACCAGCACAACCAGCACAATAGGATGCATAAACATATGATTTTGTTTTCTTTTCAGCTTAGGTGGCGTCTGGGATAAATTTAGTACCAAAGCTCGATATAATCCTTTGGTCAATCTGCTATTTCAGGTTGACATACGCCATAAGAGGCCCGTGCATTGCAGCCTGCTGGTTGTTTCCCTATAAGATATTCGAGCATCTTGTAAAAAAGAGATTAGTTATATATGCTCCAATTGGGGTATATTAACATCTAAAAGTAAAGGAGAATTTATCTATGAACAAGCTTATTTTCAAGGATTATTTTCATGAGCCTCAGAAAAAAATTGCCAAGCGGATGCTTTTCAAAAGTGATAATGTAATTGCCTTTGTTCTGAATATTGCAAAGGGGGGGATATTGCCAGGACACACACATCTAGAATCAACCCTTATCCTGCAGGTCATGGAGGGTGATGCCAAGGTTGTCACGGATGGCAATGAAACCTCGTTACAGGTGGGCGAGCTAATGCAGGTTGATGGGCAGGAAAGCATGCAGGTTATAAACAGCGGCGAAGATGTCTTGCGCCTCTTTGTCACGATTTCACCAATAGGTTCGGAGGCCTTTGCAAAAGATGCAGATGTTTAAGAGGGACAGCTATGCTGTCCCTCTTAATCTGGTTTTATGTAGTAAATTGCCGTCAAAAATATTCATGGTTAATCTAAATTAATACTGGAATACTGAGCGTCCGTTTATGCGGGCGTTTTTGCTTTATATTACAGCCTTGCAGAGACTATCCCGAAAACTGTGTAAACCTCCAAGATGGTGTAAAATAGAAGCACCGAACTTGGAGGTTTTAATTATGGTAAAAAGAAAAATCACC
This is a stretch of genomic DNA from Propionispora hippei DSM 15287. It encodes these proteins:
- a CDS encoding DUF554 domain-containing protein, translated to MPIGVLVDCFCILLGGTLGSKFKSVIPDHIKKPLNIIFGISAISIGIVSMIKLKSLPAVILSLILGCLIGELIKLDTHIKNIFSKLICKSNFNIEGDYEEYMNFYIIVAVTFCASGANIFGALNEGMTGDMTILLSKAVMDVFASVIFATTLGYAINLIVIPQCLILSTLFYLARLIMPAVSPAMLSDFIAIGGVLTFILGLSILKIIKIHVANLLPALMLIFLTSYIFGLLL
- a CDS encoding cupin domain-containing protein; this encodes MNKLIFKDYFHEPQKKIAKRMLFKSDNVIAFVLNIAKGGILPGHTHLESTLILQVMEGDAKVVTDGNETSLQVGELMQVDGQESMQVINSGEDVLRLFVTISPIGSEAFAKDADV